The sequence CCTGGATCGCGCCCTTGCCTTCCTCGATACCGTACAGCGTCAGCACTTCGCTGACCAGTTCGTTCAACTGCAAATGCGCGAGCACCGCCGGCGGCGTGCGCGCGTAGTCGCGGAAATTGTCGACCATCTGCTTCATCGCGGCGACCTGGTTGACGATCGTGGTCGCGCCGCGCTTCAACACGTCCGCATCCGACGGCGACAACTTGTCCGCGAGCTTCATCTGCAAACGCTCGGCGGAGAGCTGGATCGGCGTGAGCGGATTCTTGATCTCGTGCGCGAGGCGCCGCGCGACTTCGCCCCATGCGATTGAACGCTGGGCGGAGATCACGTCGGAGATATCGTCGAACACGACTACGTAGCCGGAGGTTTGCATGTCTTCGGCGTCGCGGTCGGTGGCGGAAACGAGACGCGCGCCGCGCACCAGCAAGGTCAACGGTTCGGTTTCGCCCGGCACCTGAATCGAGAACTGCTGCTGCCAATGGCCGCGATCGTCGTGACCGTCGCCGCTGGCGGCTTCGCGATCGGCGAACGCCTTGCGCACCATACCGCCGAATTCGCTCAACACGCCGATCTGATCGAGCGCGGAACCCATGGTCGCCTGGAACGGCTGTCGGAAAATCCGCTCGGCGCCGCGATTCGCGGTGGTGAGCCTGAACTGCCGGTCGAACACGAACACGCCGGCGGTCAGGTTCGCGAGAATGCTCTCCAGATACGCCTTGGAATGCTCTAGCGCGATGCGATTGTTCTCGACCGCCGCGCGCGCTTCCGACAACTGCCGCGTCATCGCGTTGAACGACTGCGTGAGGAAGCCCAGTTCGTCGCGCGACTTGATTTCGCGCTTCGGCGTGTAGTCGCCCTCGGTCACTTCCTTCGTGCCCTGCGCGAGCAGGAACAACGGCCGCGCCAACTGGTTGCCGAGCGCCAGCGCCAGCATCATCGCGATGAACGTGGCGAGGAACAGCGCGAGCGTCAGCGTGCCGATATACATCTTGCGCAGACCGGTGCGGCCGAGCGCCTTTTCCTGGTACTCGCGATAGGCGCGCTGCACCGCATCCGCATTACGCGCGAGCGTGGGCGACACCGGCTGCGTGAGTTGCAGGAAACGTTCGGTGGGCTGCAGCAGCGCGGCACTCGAATCGGGAATGCGCTGCACGATGCGCAGCCGCAAAGCGCCCTTGCTGCCATGCGCGTTGGGATCGCCGTCGACTTCGCCTTCGATCGCCGCATAGCCGCGACCGCGCGCCTGATCGATCATCAACGGCGTGGGCAGATCGTTCGGCACCAGCGTCGCGTAATTGCTCGAAGCCTGCGCGACGACGTGCATGTCCGGCGTCGCGCCCGACATGCTCCGCGTAGGTTCGACGATCGTCGCGTCCTGCACGCCGAACTGATCGCGCAAGCGCAGCAGCGTGAGCGTGGTGCCGGCGGCATCCGCGCTGGCGATCTGCTCGGACATCAGGCGGCCCTTGGTCTGCAGATCGGACAGCGACGCGTCGAGCATGCCGCGCCCGAGATTCAGACCCGACGTCAGCGCGGTTTCGACGTTCACGTCGAACCACGATTCGATACTGCGCGACACGAACTGATACGAGACGACGTAAATGATCCCGCCCGGCACCACGCCGACCAGCGCCATGAAGAACGCGAGTTTGGCCAGTAGCCGGGTGCCGAACTTCCCCTTTCTGAGCCGCGCGATGATGATGACGACGAGCGTCGCCACCACCAGCAGAAAGATCATCGCGACCACCAGGTTGGCCGCGTACAGCCACTGGTAATAGCGGTCGAAGAATTCGGTATTCGCGCTCGCGGCAGCGAGCAGCACGAGCAACAGCACGGCCGTGACCGCGACCGTCGACACCAGCACGCGCACGACGATGCTGCTGACACTGGTGGTTTGGCGCACTTTATTTAGCACGTTCGCTCACCGTGAAGGTAAAACGCTTCCACTCGGACGAGAGGCTCCAGTCGCGGTTGTTCACCGCGTCGATCTGGAACGGCTTGGGCATCAGCGCGATGTCGAGTTGCATGCGCACCGACGCGTTGTAGGTCTCACCGGCGTGCACGTCGTTGCGGTCGATCACATGCCACGACGTGATGTGCTTGATCACCGCGAGCGCATCTTTCAGCGTCTGGAAGCCGAGCTGCAAGCCGCCGGACGACACGCTCGACACACGGTATTCGCGCGTGAGCGGCTGAAACGACAGGCGAATGCTTTGCGACACGCTGACCGGCTGCTCGTCGAACCAGTACCAGCGCGGCCGGCTCAATTCGAAGTCGGTCGTGAAGTAAAGCGGAATGCCTTTATTGACCGCGTCTTCGAGATTGCTGTTCAGGTCGAAGTCGAAACGCGCGTCGAGATTCCAGCCGGTGTTGTCCGATTGCAGCGACGCGCGCTGCACTGCGATCGGGTCGGCGTGCGCCGCGCCCGGTGCGGCAAGCCAGAAGGCCAGCGCGATCCAGAGCACGGCAGCGAGCCGAAGCGGGAAGAAGCGTTTGATGGTCACCGTTTCTGAAAGCGCGCGTAGAAAAATCCGTCGTGGTCTGAGTTCGCGCCGGCGCGCTCTTCAACGAGTTGTCCGGCAAGGGAACCGGCCGAGGTGTCGGCGGGCGCGCGGGCGACTGAAGGGAGAAGTTGCCCCGGCGCGTCCAATCGTACCGCATCCTGGTACTTGTCTCCAAACCACTGCGCCTGTAACTCGCCTTCTTCGGGGAAGATCGAACACGTAACGTAAAGCAACTCGCCGCCAGCTTTTACGAGCGGCCACAGCGCGTCGAGAATACGGCGTTGTTCCGCGACCAGCGCGGGAATATCCGACGCGCGACGCAACCAGCGAATGTCCGGATGACGCCGCACGATGCCCGACGCCGAGCACGGCACATCGGCGAGAATGCGGTCGAACGGCTGGTCGAGGTCGTCGTGCCATTGCGCGGGCGCGCCGGCGTCGCCGATACGCACTTCCGCTTCGAGCTTGAGCCGCTGCAAGTTTTCGCCGATGCGCCGCGCGCGCGACGCATCGCTTTCGAGCGCGACGAGCTGGAGATTGGCGAGTTCGAGCAGATGGCCGGTCTTGCCGCCGGGCGCCGCGCAGGCATCGAGCACGCGCATGCCGTCGCGCACGCCGAGCAGCGGCGCGGCGAGTTGCGCGCCGGCGTCCTGCACCGAAACGATGCCCTCGCTGAAACCGGGAATGCGGTCTACCGGCATCGGCGTGGCGAGCTTGACGGCGTAGTCGCCGGCCTTGCTCGCGGGAATGTGATGGTTCTGCAGCACTTGCAGATAGGCGTCGACCGTCGAGTGACGGGCGTTCACGCGCAGTGTGAGCGGGCCTTGCGTGTTGCCGGCGGCGAGCACCGCCTGCCAGGCGTCGGGCCAGGCGCGTTTCACCGCGTCGATCCACCACGACGGGTAGCTCCAGCGGGCCACTTCGTCGGCTTGCGCGGCCGCGAGCAACGTCTCGCGCTCACGCAGGAAACTGCGCAGCACCGCGTTGACGAGCCCCTTGGCGAACGCGAATTCACGACGCGCGTTGATGGCGCCGACCGCCTGATCGACCACCGTGAACGGCGTGTACGCGGCGCTCGCTTCGTCGTCGACGAGTAGCGCGAGCGCGCAGGCAAGCACATGACCGACATGCGGCGGCGGCGCCTTCTTCACCAGCTTCGCGATCAGCCATTCGGCGGTGGCAAGACGCCGCATCGTGCGGTACGCGATGTCCTGCACCGCGCCGCGCGCGGCGGCGGCACTACCTTCAGGCGCGGAGACGAAGACGGCTTGCAGCGCGGCCGGCAAAGCCGCGCCGAGACGCACGGCGCCGACGGCCTGGCCCGCGCAGTCGAGCGCGAACGCGAGCGATTCGGGCGCAAGGTGCAGCATCGACAAACGGGATTCGCGCGGTCGCGTCGATGGAGAAGCAGAACGCGAAGAAGGCTTTGGGGTCATGAAGAAGGCAAAGACAGGCCGCACGGTACGCGCGACGCAAACAGAACACATTGTAGCGTGGCGAGGCGCGGCGGCCCGGTGCTCGCACCGCTCGCAGGCATTTGGCCGCGGCCTCGAATAAAAAAGGCGAGTCCGTGGACTCGCCTTTTATCGCAGCGCATAAGCGCCGCGAGGTGTTATTCGAAGCGCCCGGTACGCGCCATTTCCATCAAACGCGCGACGCGTTCTTCGGTAGCCGGGTGTGTCGAGAACAGCTTTCCGATGCCGCCACCCGACAGCGGATTCATGATCATCATCTGCGCGGTGGCCGGATGCTGCTCGGCGACCGGGAACGGAATACCGCTTGCGTAGCGATGAATCTTGTCGAGCGCCGAAGCGAGTGCTTGCGGATCGCCCGAAATCTGCGCGCCGCCGCGGTCCGCTTCGAATTCACGCGCGCGCGAAATCGCCATCTGAATCAGCGCGCCAGCGATCGGTGCCAGCAGCGCCACCGCAATGCCCGCGATCGGATTCGTGGAACGGCCGTTTTCGTCGCGGCTGCCGAAGAACATCGCGAAGTTCGCCAGCGCGGAAATCGCGCCCGCCATGGTGGCCGACACCGTCGAGATCAGAATGTCGCGGTGCTTCACGTGCGCCAGTTCGTGCGCCATCACGCCACGCATTTCGCGCTCGGACAGCACGCGCAGAATACCGGTGGTCGCGGCAACCGCCGCGTGCTCCGGGTTGCGGCCCGTGGCGAACGCGTTCGGCGCGTCTTCGTTGATCAGGTAGACGCGCGGCATCGGCAAATTAGCGCGCGTGGCGAGCTCGCGGACCATGCGGTAGAACTGCGGCGCGCTGGTTTCGTCGACTTCCTGCGCGTTGTACATGCGCAGCACCATCTTGTCCGAGAACCAGTACGAAAAGAAATTCATTCCCAGCGCGATCACGAGCGCGATCATCATGCCGCGCGATCCACCGATCATGCCGCCGATCACGATGAAAAGGGCCGTGATCGCGGCCATCAACATCGCGGTTTTGACCCAATTGAACATGTCTGCTACTCCTTGCCCTAACGCGGGGTTCATATCTGCGCCGCATCATGCGACGCCTGATTGTAAGCTAATTGTTAGATATGGGCGCGCGCGGAAAATTCAATCATCTTGATGCGGTGGCCAGCTTGATGCCCAAGCCGACAAAGGCGCTGCCGACGCCGCGATCCAGCCATTTCTTCAGCGACTGCTTGCCGGAGAAACGCCGCGTCACGCTACCGGCGATCCAGGCGACGAAACTGCTCCAGAGCATGCTCATCACCACGAACACGGCGCCGAGCGTGAGGAACGCAAACGCTTTGTGGTCGCTGCCCGCCGTCACGAATTGCGGGAAGAACGACACAAAGAACAGCACCACCTTGGGATTCAGCACATTGGTCCAGAAGCCTTGCAGGAACAACTGGCGCAACGACTTGGCGCCGCCGACCGCACGCGCTTCGCCCGCGACCTGGTCCGCTGCCGGTTTGGCCAGAAGCAACCGCACGCCGAGATACATCAGATAAAGAGCGCCGACAAACTTGATGACGGTAAACGCGGTGGCCGAGGCGGCCAGCACCGCGGTCAGGCCGAACGCGCAGGCGAGCGAGTGAACGCAGCAGCCCGCCGAGATGCCGAGCGCGGACATCAATCCCGCACCGCGGCCCTGTGCGACGCTGCGGCCGACGATATAGGCGGTATCCGGACCGGGCGTCACGTTCAACAGAAAGACCGCGGCGATGAAAAAGCTGAAATGGGTGATGCCGAACATGAAAATCCTCGAAACGTGGGGGACTGCATGGAGGATTCTAACGCGCGGCAGGGTCGCGGCGGAGGCCTTGAGCATCGGCCGAACGGACGATGTTCAAGGCCTGCGCGAGCCTGTTATTTTGCTTCGGGGAGCTGGAAACGCTGTCCCACGGCCAGCGTCGAGCCGGCCAGGAATTCGCGCACCGGCAGGCGCTTGCCGCCGGGTTTCTGCAACTGTGTGAGACGCAGCGCGCCTTCGCCACAAGCCACCAGCACGCCTTCGGTGGACACTTCGGTGATCGTGCCGGGTGCGCCGTCGCCCTGTGCGCTGACGGAAATCGCGGGAACCGCCGCCCAGATTTTGATTGAGGTGCCGTCTTCCAGCGTGCCGAGGCCGCCGGGGAACGGGTCAAACGCACGTACCTGGCGCGCGAGGACCGTAGCCGGGCAGCGCCAGTCGAGCGCAGCTTCCTGCTTGCCGATCTTTTCCGCATAGGTCACGCCGTCCGCCGGTTGCGGCGTGGCGGCCAGCTTGCCGCTGCGCTCAAGCTCGATCAGCGCCTCGACGATCAGCTTCGCGCCGTCTTGCGCCAGACGGTCGTGCAACGTGGCCGTGGTGTCGTCGCCGGTAATGGAGGTGCGGGCCTCGGAGATCATCGCGCCGGTGTCGAGGCCGACGTCCATCTGCATCAGCGTGATGCCGGTTTCAGCGTCGCCCGCTTCGATTGCGCGGTGAATCGGCGCGGCGCCACGCCAGCGTGGCAGCAACGAGGCGTGAATGTTGATGCAGCCCAGTCGCGGAATATCGAGCACTTCCTGCGGCAGGATCAGACCGTAGGCGGCCACGACCATCACGTCGTGCGGCGTGGCGCGCAGTTGCTCGATCGCGGCGGCCGCCTCTTCGGGATATTTGCCGGCGCGGCGCAGCGAAGGCGGCTGCGCGACAGCCAGCCCGTGCTCCTCGGCGTAACGCTTGACCGGGCTCGCCTGCAATTTCATGCCGCGCCCTGCGGGACGGTCCGGCTGGGTCAGCACGAGCGGCACCGCAAAGCCGGCGCTGTGGATCGCGGCCAGTGCGGCTGCGGCGAACTCCGGCGTACCGGCAAAGATAACGCGCAACGAATGACTCATGGACGGGGACAGGTGGCGAGGTGGACGCGCATTACATCGCGTGGGCGAGCTTTTTCATCTTGCTCTTGATGCGCGTCTGCTTCAGCGACGACAGGTACTCGACGAACACGCGGCCCATCAGGTGATCCATTTCGTGCTGGATGCACACCGCGAGCAGGCCTTCACAGTCCAGCTCGAAGGTTTCGCCCTTCTCGTTCAACGCCCGCACGCGCACTTGCTCGGCGCGCTCGACATTGTCGTAAATACCCGGCACCGACAGGCAACCCTCTTCCGACAGCTTTCTTTCGTCGCTCGACCAGATGATTTCCGGGTTGATGAACGCGAGCAGTTCGTTGTGATCGTCCGACACGTCGATCACGATCACGCGCTCGTGCACGTCGACCTGGGTCGCGGCAAGACCGACGCCGGGCGCCGCGTACATGGTTTCAGCCATGTCTTTGACAAGGCGGCGAATGCGGTCGTTGACCGCCGCGACCGGCTTCGCGATCTTGTGCAGCCGTTTGTCCGGGTAATTGAGGATGTTCAGTAAAGCCATGATCTTGAGTGTGTTTTTAGGCGCCGCTGACCGTTGTGAGGCCCGCGTTAGCCATTCGGCCAGGTTGTGGACGCGCCGCGTTACGCACAGGATAGATGGTGTCGAACCGGTTCGATTCAACGCGCCAGGTGCGCTAGACGACGAGCCCGCGCGGGTTGGCGCGGCGCTGCAGTTATTTCGGATGATGAAAATTTTAGCATGGCGCCCGCCTGCCCGCTGGCCCTGCAGGAGGATCGACTCGCAATGCACAGCTTGCCTGCAACCGATTTTGAAATCGCCGCCTGGCTGCGGCTTTCGCTCGCGCCCGGTCTGAAACCAGCGGCGCTGCGTCTGTTGTTGACCGCTTTTGGACTGCCGGAAGCGATTTTCGACCAACCACCGGCCGCACTGGCAGCGGTCGCCGGCGAGGCCGCAGCGCGCGCGGCGCTGGCGCCGACCGGTCCGGAATTCGACGCCCAGCTCGACGCCGTGCTCGCGTGGCGCGAACTGGCCGGTAACCAGGTCGTCATGCTCGATGACCCCGCTTACCCGCCCGCGCTGCTGACCATGCCCGATCCACCGCCGCTGCTATATATAAAGGGCCGGCTGGATCTGCTGCATACGCGCGCGGTTGCGCTGGTGGGCAGCCGCAGCGCGACGCCGCAAGGCGTCGAAGACGCGGAGCGCTTCGCGCGGGCGTTGTCGGCGGCCGGCGTGACCATCGTGTCGGGGCTGGCGCTCGGCATCGACGGCGCCGCGCATCGGGGCGCCCTGGAGGGCGTGGGCGGGACCGTCGCCGTGATCGGCACCGGCGCGGATCTGGTGTACCCGTCGGCGCATCACGCGCTGGCGCGGCAGATCGCGGTGAAGGGCGTGATTCTCTCTGAATGGCCGCTCGGCACACCCGCGCGCGCCGCCAACTTCCCGCAACGTAATCGGCTGATCGCCGGATTGGTCAGCGGCGTGGTGATCGTCGAGGCAGCGATGCGCTCCGGCTCGCTGATTACCGCAAGGCTGGCCAACGAAATGGGACGCGACATCTTCGCGTTGCCGGGATCGATTCACGCGCCGCTCTCGCGCGGATGTCATCGGATCATCAAGCAGGGGGCCAAGCTGGTGGAGACGCCGGACGAAATACTGGAAGAGCTTGGTTTCACGCAGCGACCGACCGCCAAGGCTGGCTCTGCGGCATCGCTACACGCGCTTTTTGGCGACGGGGTCGAACAACCGGGCGCGCTTCCTCAGGCTGGGGCAGCCTTAGCGGCGGAACACGCGGCAACTCGCGAAAACGCCGCCCACGCGGCCACACGAGCAACGGCGTCATCTGCGCGTCCACCGAGCGCCGAGGCCCAGCAACTCCTCGCTGCGCTCGGTCATTCACCCACCACGCTTGAAATTCTTGCGACCCGCACCGAGATGGAGGACACCGCTTTACAAACCACCTTGCTGCAACTCGAACTCGCCGGCCAGGTGACGATGCTGCCCGGCGGCCGCTTCATGCGGGCAAGCCACGACCGACCTCGCCTTGACCAAGGTTGACCACTCTCGCGGATCGACCATGCTACATTCGCGCCAAAGCACTCGACAAAGTACGTAAGGAACCACCATGCCCGCGCTGAACCTCGACACCGACCAAGACCGGATCGCCGAGCGCGTCAACGAGCCCGACACGCTGTTCGTCGCCTGCCTGTGCGCGGAGTGGTGCGGAACCTGTCGCGACTATCAGGACGCCTTCGACAAGCTGGCCGATCGTCACCCGGATATCTGTTTCGCATGGATCGACATTGAAACCCATGCGGACCGTTTCGACGATCTGGACGTCGAGAATTTCCCGACCATCCTGATCGAAGACTCGGTCACGACACGATTCTTCGGCACGGTATTGCCACAGGCGGCGATTGTGGAACGGATGTTGTCGGATCTGACGGCCGTGCCCGGCGTCAGCGGCGCGCCTAAATTGCGGCCGGCGCTCCAGGTGGCCTGATGAGGCAGCCTGAAACCGCAACGCCCAAGCCTTGCGGCACAAGCGTTGCGAGCAGGTCACGGCGTGTTTTCCATAACTTGCCCGAGCGCGGAGCCCGCAATTAAGATGGCGCGCTTTTATGGCACTTGACACGTCGCCTTCGCGGCGTGTGCTATAAAGCGGTCGTTAATGGGTCGCAAAGGTCGCAAACGAGGGTCGCGCGAATAACCGCGCACTCAAGGCCATCAACCCGGATCTACCAACCTCACATCGAGTCATGTCCAAAGCACTGATCATCGCCGAAAAGCCTTCCGTCGCGAACGACATCGCGAAGGCTTTGGGCGGCTTTACCAAGCATGACGAATACTACGAAAGCGACGACTACGTCCTTTCCTCGGCAGTCGGCCACCTGCTGGAAATCGCCGCGCCCGAAGACTATGAAGTCAAACGCGGCAAGTGGAGTTTCGCCAATCTGCCTGTCATTCCGCCGCATTTCGACCTCAATCCGATCGCCAAGAGCGAGTCGCGCCTGAAGGTGCTGACCAAGCTGCTCAAGCGTAAAGACGTCGACCGCCTGATCAACGCATGTGACGCGGGGCGCGAGGGCGAGCTGATTTTCCGCCTGATCGCGCAACACGCGAAGGCCAAACAGCCGGTGCAGCGCCTGTGGCTGCAATCCATGACGGCCGGCTCGATCCGCGACGGCTTCGCCCGTCTGCGTAGCGACGAAGAGATGCAGCCGCTGGCCGATGCCGCGCGTTGCCGCTCGGAAGCCGACTGGCTGGTCGGCATCAACGGCACGCGGGCCATGACCGCTTTCAATAGCAAGGGCGGCGGCTTCTTCCTGACCACGGTCGGGCGGGTGCAGACGCCGACGCTGTCGATCGTGGTCGAGCGCGAAGAAAAAATTCGCCGCTTCGTGGCGCGCGACTATTGGGAAGTGAAGGCGGAGTTCGTCTGCGCCGGCGGTTTCTACGAAGGCCGTTGGTACGATCCGAAATTCAAGCGCGACGAGTTCGATCCGGAAAAGCGCGATTCGCGTCTGTGGGCGCTGCCCGCGGCCGAAACGATCGTTGCCGCCTGCCGCGGCCAGATCGGCAAGGTCAGCGAAGAATCGAAGCCGTCCACGCAACTCTCGCCGGCGCTGTTCGACCTGACCAGCCTGCAACGCGAGGCCAATGGCCGCTTCGGCTTCTCCGCGAAAAACACGCTGGGCCTCGCCCAGGCGCTGTACGAAAAGCACAAGGTCCTGACCTATCCCCGTACCGACGCGCGCGCGCTGCCGGAAGACTATCTGGATACGGTCAAAGACACGCTCGGCATGCTCAAGGAGAGCAACAACTATCTGCCGTTTGCCAAGCAGGTGTTGGACAAGGGCTGGGTGAAGCCGAACAAGCGCATCTTCGACAACTCGAAGATCAGCGATCACTTCGCAATCATCCCGACGGCGCAAGCGCCGAAGAACCTCTCCGAGCCGGAACAGAAGCTCTACGACCTGGTCGTGAAGCGGTTCCTGTCGGTGTTCTTCCCGGCCGCCGAATATCGCGTGACGACGCGGATCACGGAAGTGGTCGGCCATCACTTCAAGACGGAAGGCAAGGTACTGGTCGAGCCGGGCTGGCTGCAGGTCTACGGCCGCGAAATCAGCGGTGAAGACGCGAACCTCGTGCCGGTGCAGAAGGACGAGAAGGTCAAGACCGACAAGATCGCCGCCCAGCAACTGGTGACGAAGCCGCCCGCACGCTACAACGAAGCGACCTTGCTGTCGGCCATGGAAGGCGCAGGCAAGCTCGTCGAAGACGACGAACTGCGCGAAGCGATGGCGGCCAAGGGGCTCGGCACGCCGGCCACGCGCGCCGCGATTATCGAAGGTCTGCTCGGCGAAAAGTATCTGATCCGCGAAGGCCGCGATCTGATTCCGACCGCCAAGGCATTCCA is a genomic window of Paraburkholderia bryophila containing:
- the fmt gene encoding methionyl-tRNA formyltransferase, giving the protein MSHSLRVIFAGTPEFAAAALAAIHSAGFAVPLVLTQPDRPAGRGMKLQASPVKRYAEEHGLAVAQPPSLRRAGKYPEEAAAAIEQLRATPHDVMVVAAYGLILPQEVLDIPRLGCINIHASLLPRWRGAAPIHRAIEAGDAETGITLMQMDVGLDTGAMISEARTSITGDDTTATLHDRLAQDGAKLIVEALIELERSGKLAATPQPADGVTYAEKIGKQEAALDWRCPATVLARQVRAFDPFPGGLGTLEDGTSIKIWAAVPAISVSAQGDGAPGTITEVSTEGVLVACGEGALRLTQLQKPGGKRLPVREFLAGSTLAVGQRFQLPEAK
- the rsmB gene encoding 16S rRNA (cytosine(967)-C(5))-methyltransferase RsmB, yielding MTPKPSSRSASPSTRPRESRLSMLHLAPESLAFALDCAGQAVGAVRLGAALPAALQAVFVSAPEGSAAAARGAVQDIAYRTMRRLATAEWLIAKLVKKAPPPHVGHVLACALALLVDDEASAAYTPFTVVDQAVGAINARREFAFAKGLVNAVLRSFLRERETLLAAAQADEVARWSYPSWWIDAVKRAWPDAWQAVLAAGNTQGPLTLRVNARHSTVDAYLQVLQNHHIPASKAGDYAVKLATPMPVDRIPGFSEGIVSVQDAGAQLAAPLLGVRDGMRVLDACAAPGGKTGHLLELANLQLVALESDASRARRIGENLQRLKLEAEVRIGDAGAPAQWHDDLDQPFDRILADVPCSASGIVRRHPDIRWLRRASDIPALVAEQRRILDALWPLVKAGGELLYVTCSIFPEEGELQAQWFGDKYQDAVRLDAPGQLLPSVARAPADTSAGSLAGQLVEERAGANSDHDGFFYARFQKR
- the htpX gene encoding zinc metalloprotease HtpX; the protein is MFNWVKTAMLMAAITALFIVIGGMIGGSRGMMIALVIALGMNFFSYWFSDKMVLRMYNAQEVDETSAPQFYRMVRELATRANLPMPRVYLINEDAPNAFATGRNPEHAAVAATTGILRVLSEREMRGVMAHELAHVKHRDILISTVSATMAGAISALANFAMFFGSRDENGRSTNPIAGIAVALLAPIAGALIQMAISRAREFEADRGGAQISGDPQALASALDKIHRYASGIPFPVAEQHPATAQMMIMNPLSGGGIGKLFSTHPATEERVARLMEMARTGRFE
- a CDS encoding LysE family translocator, encoding MFGITHFSFFIAAVFLLNVTPGPDTAYIVGRSVAQGRGAGLMSALGISAGCCVHSLACAFGLTAVLAASATAFTVIKFVGALYLMYLGVRLLLAKPAADQVAGEARAVGGAKSLRQLFLQGFWTNVLNPKVVLFFVSFFPQFVTAGSDHKAFAFLTLGAVFVVMSMLWSSFVAWIAGSVTRRFSGKQSLKKWLDRGVGSAFVGLGIKLATASR
- the dprA gene encoding DNA-processing protein DprA, yielding MHSLPATDFEIAAWLRLSLAPGLKPAALRLLLTAFGLPEAIFDQPPAALAAVAGEAAARAALAPTGPEFDAQLDAVLAWRELAGNQVVMLDDPAYPPALLTMPDPPPLLYIKGRLDLLHTRAVALVGSRSATPQGVEDAERFARALSAAGVTIVSGLALGIDGAAHRGALEGVGGTVAVIGTGADLVYPSAHHALARQIAVKGVILSEWPLGTPARAANFPQRNRLIAGLVSGVVIVEAAMRSGSLITARLANEMGRDIFALPGSIHAPLSRGCHRIIKQGAKLVETPDEILEELGFTQRPTAKAGSAASLHALFGDGVEQPGALPQAGAALAAEHAATRENAAHAATRATASSARPPSAEAQQLLAALGHSPTTLEILATRTEMEDTALQTTLLQLELAGQVTMLPGGRFMRASHDRPRLDQG
- a CDS encoding DUF4390 domain-containing protein encodes the protein MTIKRFFPLRLAAVLWIALAFWLAAPGAAHADPIAVQRASLQSDNTGWNLDARFDFDLNSNLEDAVNKGIPLYFTTDFELSRPRWYWFDEQPVSVSQSIRLSFQPLTREYRVSSVSSGGLQLGFQTLKDALAVIKHITSWHVIDRNDVHAGETYNASVRMQLDIALMPKPFQIDAVNNRDWSLSSEWKRFTFTVSERAK
- a CDS encoding DNA topoisomerase III, with translation MSKALIIAEKPSVANDIAKALGGFTKHDEYYESDDYVLSSAVGHLLEIAAPEDYEVKRGKWSFANLPVIPPHFDLNPIAKSESRLKVLTKLLKRKDVDRLINACDAGREGELIFRLIAQHAKAKQPVQRLWLQSMTAGSIRDGFARLRSDEEMQPLADAARCRSEADWLVGINGTRAMTAFNSKGGGFFLTTVGRVQTPTLSIVVEREEKIRRFVARDYWEVKAEFVCAGGFYEGRWYDPKFKRDEFDPEKRDSRLWALPAAETIVAACRGQIGKVSEESKPSTQLSPALFDLTSLQREANGRFGFSAKNTLGLAQALYEKHKVLTYPRTDARALPEDYLDTVKDTLGMLKESNNYLPFAKQVLDKGWVKPNKRIFDNSKISDHFAIIPTAQAPKNLSEPEQKLYDLVVKRFLSVFFPAAEYRVTTRITEVVGHHFKTEGKVLVEPGWLQVYGREISGEDANLVPVQKDEKVKTDKIAAQQLVTKPPARYNEATLLSAMEGAGKLVEDDELREAMAAKGLGTPATRAAIIEGLLGEKYLIREGRDLIPTAKAFQLMTLLRGLGVKELTAPELTGEWEYKLSQMERGNLPRDAFMQEIARMTQTIVKRAKEYDSDTIPGDYATLETPCPNCGGQVKENYRRFACSKCEFSISKIPGGRQFEIPEVEELLQNKTIGPLSGFRSKMGRPFSAILKLSLDDEIKNYKLEFDFGQDSGGEDGEPPDFSDQQSVGACPKCKGRVFEHGMSYVCENSVANPKTCDFRSGKVILQQEMSREQMAKLLEEGRTDLLTNFKSSRTGRNFKAFLVKQNDGKIGFEFEKKEPSAKTVAKNAAAKSAAKAAPDSESDDDEGSVAVKAVPAAKKIAAKKAPAAKKAATKTAAAAKKAPAKKTVARKTGS
- a CDS encoding thioredoxin family protein, whose translation is MPALNLDTDQDRIAERVNEPDTLFVACLCAEWCGTCRDYQDAFDKLADRHPDICFAWIDIETHADRFDDLDVENFPTILIEDSVTTRFFGTVLPQAAIVERMLSDLTAVPGVSGAPKLRPALQVA
- the def gene encoding peptide deformylase, whose product is MALLNILNYPDKRLHKIAKPVAAVNDRIRRLVKDMAETMYAAPGVGLAATQVDVHERVIVIDVSDDHNELLAFINPEIIWSSDERKLSEEGCLSVPGIYDNVERAEQVRVRALNEKGETFELDCEGLLAVCIQHEMDHLMGRVFVEYLSSLKQTRIKSKMKKLAHAM
- a CDS encoding sensor histidine kinase, with amino-acid sequence MLNKVRQTTSVSSIVVRVLVSTVAVTAVLLLVLLAAASANTEFFDRYYQWLYAANLVVAMIFLLVVATLVVIIIARLRKGKFGTRLLAKLAFFMALVGVVPGGIIYVVSYQFVSRSIESWFDVNVETALTSGLNLGRGMLDASLSDLQTKGRLMSEQIASADAAGTTLTLLRLRDQFGVQDATIVEPTRSMSGATPDMHVVAQASSNYATLVPNDLPTPLMIDQARGRGYAAIEGEVDGDPNAHGSKGALRLRIVQRIPDSSAALLQPTERFLQLTQPVSPTLARNADAVQRAYREYQEKALGRTGLRKMYIGTLTLALFLATFIAMMLALALGNQLARPLFLLAQGTKEVTEGDYTPKREIKSRDELGFLTQSFNAMTRQLSEARAAVENNRIALEHSKAYLESILANLTAGVFVFDRQFRLTTANRGAERIFRQPFQATMGSALDQIGVLSEFGGMVRKAFADREAASGDGHDDRGHWQQQFSIQVPGETEPLTLLVRGARLVSATDRDAEDMQTSGYVVVFDDISDVISAQRSIAWGEVARRLAHEIKNPLTPIQLSAERLQMKLADKLSPSDADVLKRGATTIVNQVAAMKQMVDNFRDYARTPPAVLAHLQLNELVSEVLTLYGIEEGKGAIQVELAALPAIRGDATQLRQVIHNLLQNAQDAVAELEHPRVLLETRTVEYGDPDAEGKVHVAVRLTVSDNGAGFPARILTRAFEPYVTTKAKGTGLGLAMVKKIVDEHGARIDIRNRMKAGDVIEGAQISILFLQLADDAAAPGAGPRPAHGGASQGKTKATVQTRAA